A stretch of the uncultured Trichococcus sp. genome encodes the following:
- a CDS encoding GNAT family N-acetyltransferase yields the protein MTFSFKDIEHSKSVVKETALYTHHRNEAALFMHIENYVIFHRVPTFAEFLETEAYLKSERQNYGQDFIKFIWPEDCEIPQPIISYLGSNGFNLDVLELYAASPGTFVPTRTETTSDVVVEWVNEDNRSAYLTLSAKADQEVSEEFAKQKQPYTQAKFDNPAFCPIVAICSDEAVGSIDLYLKEESIEIDNFHVAADSRGKGIGTALQQFVMEHADGKTVLLVADAADTARDMYNRQNYTYVSFRYELLKIFK from the coding sequence ATGACCTTTTCTTTCAAGGATATCGAACACAGCAAGTCCGTGGTCAAAGAAACCGCTCTGTACACGCACCACCGCAATGAAGCTGCCCTTTTTATGCATATCGAGAACTATGTCATTTTCCATCGCGTGCCGACCTTCGCTGAATTCTTGGAGACGGAAGCCTATTTGAAATCAGAGCGACAGAACTATGGGCAGGATTTCATAAAATTCATTTGGCCCGAAGATTGCGAAATTCCGCAGCCGATCATTTCCTATTTGGGATCGAACGGCTTCAACCTGGATGTACTTGAGCTTTATGCGGCCTCGCCCGGAACCTTTGTGCCGACGCGGACCGAAACGACTTCCGATGTCGTAGTGGAATGGGTAAATGAAGATAACCGCAGCGCCTACCTGACTTTGTCCGCAAAGGCCGACCAGGAGGTCAGCGAGGAATTCGCGAAACAAAAGCAGCCCTACACCCAAGCCAAGTTCGACAATCCGGCATTCTGTCCCATCGTGGCCATTTGCTCCGATGAAGCGGTCGGTTCCATCGACCTTTATCTGAAAGAGGAAAGTATTGAAATCGATAACTTTCACGTTGCCGCAGATTCCCGGGGTAAAGGGATTGGAACGGCTCTGCAGCAATTCGTGATGGAGCATGCCGACGGGAAGACCGTCCTTTTGGTGGCTGATGCAGCGGATACGGCGCGCGATATGTACAATCGTCAAAATTACACATACGTTTCTTTCCGCTACGAGCTATTGAAAATATTCAAATAA
- a CDS encoding DUF503 domain-containing protein, with amino-acid sequence MNVLAVELSMRLFDSNSLKDKRSVVKSILAKMHQRYNVSIAEVSAQDMLNQAVIGLAVVNSSRVLCQQIVDKIIEEIESNYPVEIYQINEIE; translated from the coding sequence ATGAACGTGTTGGCTGTTGAATTGTCTATGCGGCTTTTTGATTCCAATTCTCTGAAGGACAAGCGCAGTGTTGTGAAAAGCATTCTTGCCAAGATGCATCAACGTTACAATGTCAGCATTGCAGAAGTATCGGCACAGGATATGTTGAATCAAGCCGTCATCGGACTGGCGGTTGTCAACAGTTCGCGGGTACTCTGTCAACAAATCGTGGATAAAATCATTGAGGAAATCGAATCGAATTACCCTGTGGAAATCTACCAAATCAACGAAATCGAATAA